The DNA sequence ATGCTATTCCTATAGCTATAAAACTTCCAGTAGAAGTTCCTCCTATAAGGCTCATTTTATCTAGTATTGATGGGTAGTGTTCCTGTATCATATTTAGTATAGATATACTTATAGCTCCTCTTATCCCACCTCCATCAAATGCCAATATATTAAAATTATTAATATCTTCAAACATAAATAAGCAACCTCCATTTATTGTAGTTTTAATAAATTTATATGTTGCTATGCAAAAAGGAAGTATATAAATTTATATACTTCCTTTTTATTTATTTTTAGAGTCTATGTATCTTAAAATACCTTGAGCAATACCTTCTGCCATTTTATTTTGGTAGCTTTCAGTTTTTAATTTTTTAGTTTCTTTTTCATTCGTTATAAATCCTACTTCAACTAATGCTGATGGCATATCAGTATTTTTTAAAATTTCAAGATTAGATGGATATATGCCTCTATCCCTTGTATTTAAATATAAGCATATAGTGCTTTGTATTGATTTTGCTAACTTTTCAGAGTCCACTACTCCATTTTGTTGGTAATATGTTTCTGTGCCATAAGCATCATTTCTTCCACTTTGTGCATTTGCTTCTATAGATATTACTGCATCTACGTTTTGAGAATTTGCCATTTTTATTCTATCTGCTCCTGAAACATAAGTGTCTTCGCTTCTTGTTAATATAACTTCTAAGTCATCATATTGAGATAGGGCCCCAGCTACTTTTTTACCTATACTTAAGCATATATCCTTTTCTAAAACTCCATCAACCCCTTTTGTGCCAGTATCACTTCCTCCATGACCTGGGTCTATTAAAACTTTAAATTTATGATCAGAATTTTCATTGTCTAAACTGAGATGCTCAATCTCTACTTTTTTCGGTTGGTTATCTTTTACATCATTCTCTTTACCATTTTTATCATCTGCTTCAGATACAAATAATAGCTTAAATAAAAATGATAGTGAAAATATAGAAATTAATAATAAAAACACTATAATAATTAACCTAGACTTTTTTATTCTTCTTTTTTTTATAATCTTTTTTTTCTTTGCCATATATTCACCCTTCTATCCAATAATTAAGGTTAATTTTAGCATTTTTTGTCTATATTTTCAATATATCTACCTTATCCTCCAAGGGTTATATCTTGCTTACTATACCAATCTATAGCGTCATAAATATGTTCATTTTTAAAATCTGGCCAATAATCATCTAACACATAAAAATCTGCATATATAGATTGCACTGGTAAAAATCCACTTAGTCTACGTCTTCCTCCCCACCTAACAATTAAATCCAATCTAGATATATCAAAAGATTGTATATACTCATGTATATTGTTTTTATTATTCCCTTCAGCTGTTGAAAGAGTATTTAAATCCCAGTGCCATCCATAGTTCACTAAAATATTTGCTTTTATCTGTCCTTCTTTTGCCTCTGTACGTTTTGTGTACTTCATTAGCTCTTTAGGAAACATAGGAGAGTTTGTATTTCCTATAACTAATAAAGATGCACCCTCATTTGCCAACATTTGAGCAGCACTTACACATGCATCTGTAAATGCCTTTGTTTGATACGATGGTCGTTTTACATTATCTGTCGTAAATCCATAAAAAGTAACTTCATCTACTCCCAAGTCTCTACACACTCTATATGCCTCAAGCCCAGGATCTAATCCATTGTCATATCCTTTATCTTTTGTAAGCCCTTTTGACTGAGCCCACCTTCTATTTCCATCTGGTATTATTCCCACATGTTTTGGTATTCTCATTATAATCACCTCTTGAGTGTGATTATTTCCATATAATAAAATTTTACACATTTTTCTTTGTTTTATTAATTTTGTTTTCTCTTGTAAGTAAATTCATTTTTTTGATCTATCTTAAACTGTAAAGACTAGTAATTTTTAAACTTAACTTTGTAAATAAAATTAATAAATATAAACAATATTTAAATATAATAAAATATATATTCATTCTAACTAAAAATCTGACTTTAATTAAAGTCAGATTTTTAGTAATACCCTAAAATTTTAATATATTTTCTTTCTCCTATCTTTTCACTTAAAGGAAAATCAAGTAAGTCCTCTGTATGCTGACATATGAGATAATCTATTAAATAGTTTCTATCATCTAAAATTACCTCCGTTACTATCATTGTGTGATAAGCTTTACCTTGATATATAAGTTGTATAATATCGCCTAATTCAAGTTCGTTATATTCTGCAATTACTGCATATATTCCTTTATTTTGAGTATTATCATTATTATTATTTAATATATATCTACCAAATGGATCTGCCGCTGTCCACGATGGAGTTCTGCTTGAATCACTATACCAGTACCATTTTTGAAGCTCATCTTTACCTTCATGATCAAAAGGTATTCCTCCTGCATGTATACATTGAGATATATAGTTTGTGCAATCTCCTCCCCACGGATCATAATCTTTATACTTTGGATTTCTGTATAAAGCCCACATTCTAGCATATTCTACAGCTAAGTTTCTGTTATATTCTTTTAGTTGCCTCATCTTACTCCCCCATTATTCTTTGAATTGTATACTCACTTAAATAATTGTATATATCTTTAAATTTTATTTCTTTTTCTATAATTTCATTCATATTATAAATTTCATATGATGAATAAACGAAATTAATGCTACCCTCTTCAATATAAAAGTTTTGCATATAATCTACATATTCATTTAATATTTTACCTGTGATACTGTTATCTATATATTTTTCTTTTATTAGATCTTGTATATTTATTATTTGTTCTTTATTCAAATCAAAATTGTAAGTTTTTACATAGTTAATTAAACATTTATATCTATATATTTCAGAAAATATTATAGATAAACTTACTATATTATTTTTATTAAAATGAAGTTTATAATCTATAAATATATTTGATTTGTCTTTGTCTATTTTAAAGTTGTCATTTTCCATATCTATAAAAATATTTATATCTTCCTTTATTCTACTATTTATTTGTTGTATAAAAATATCTTTTTCTTTTATATATATTTCTGGATATTCTATTGTACAATTTAATTTATCATTGTATATATTTATATATTTAGTTTTTATATCTACCATTTATATATCCCCCTGTTTCATTGATATATTATTATGTATGTAACTTGTATCAAATTTGTTATTTTTTTATATTCTTTATGTATTGAATATATGTTTATAGTTTAATATAATTAGGTGTACATTAAAAATCATGAGAAAGAAGGGATTATTTTGTCGAATTTGAAAAAGTTCGTTATTGCCCTGCTATTGTTAGTTATCTTAATACCAGCAGGTGCTTTTGGGTATTTATATTTTAAATTAGATACCATGTATGATGGAAGTACAGATAGCAAAATACTTAATAAAACCAATTATAAAGAAGTTAAAGGTATAACAAATATTTTACTTGTTGGGACAGATGGTAGGACTTTAGAGGAAACATCTAGATCAGATTCTATGATGATTCTTACTATAGATAATAAAAATAAAAGCTTAAAACTTACTTCTTTGGCTAGAGATACATATGTGGATATACCTGGACATGGTATGCAAAAGCTTACTCATGCATATGCTTATGGTGGAATTAATTTATTAGTTGAAACTATTGAGAATAATTTTAAACTAGATATACAAAACTATGCTATAGTAAATTTCTTCTCATTTATGGATATAGTTCACACTTTAGGTGGAGTTATTGTAGATGTTAAGCCAGGCGAAATTAATGAATTAAATAAATTTATTCCTGAGTGTTATGAATTTGATAAAAATAAAAATAAAGGTCCAATGGAATTAATTGAGAATTCTGGTACTCAAAAACTAAATGGATACCAAGCCTTATCTTATGGCCGTATCAGAAAAAATGATAGCGCCTTAGAAAGAGATGGAAGACAAAGAGCTCTTATACAAGGTATAATAGATGGAATTAAAAATCTTCCAGTTACTAAGTATCCAGAATTAGTAGATAGTATTTTACCTTATATTAAAACTAACATGAAACCTACAACTATTTTATCACTTGGAGCTACTGCACTTCAAATAGGTGATTTTAATATAAAATCATTAGAGTTCCCTATGGAAGAATATAGTATAGGGGGAATATATGGTAAAGCTGGTTGGGTTTGGCGTTATAATGCTGATAAGTGTTTACCAATTCTACATGACTTTATATTTGAAAGTAAAATGTATGAAAAACCAGAACAATAATAAAAAATACCTAGAGTTTAAACTCTAGGTATTTTTTATTATTTTATATTTTTTATAATAGCATCAACTATATATTTACTTGAATTCCCATCTCCATATGGATTTGAAGCCTTACTCATTTTTGTATACATTGCATCATCTATCAATAACTCCTTAGTAAGTTTATAAATATTATCCTCATCAGTCCCTACTAATTTAAGAGTCCCTGCTTCTATTCCCTCTGGTCTCTCTGTTGTATCCCTCAATACTAATACAGGCTTTCCTAAAGATGGAGCTTCCTCTTGTATTCCTCCACTATCTGTCATTATTATATATGATTTGTTCAAAAAATTATGAAAGTCAAATACTTCTAAAGGCTCTATAATATGAACTTTTTTATTATCTCCTAAAATCTCATCTGCAACTTTCCTTACTAATGGATTTAAATGTATTGGATATATAACTTGTACATCTGAAAACTCATCAGTTATCCTTTTTATAGCTCTAAACATATTTTTCATTGGCTCCCCTAAGTTTTCTCTCCTATGAGCGGTTAACATTATTATTCTATCCGACTCTATTTTATCAAGTAGCGGATTTGAATAATCTTTTTTTATAGTCGTTTTTAGTGCATCTATAGCAGTATTTCCTGTTATATATATATCTTTTTCACTTTTACCCTCTATAACTAAATTATATTTTGATGATTTGGTTGGTGTAAAATGCATATCTGCAATAATACCAGTTATTTGTCTATTTACTTCTTCTGGATACGGAGAATATTTATCGTACGTTCTAAGTCCTGCCTCCACATGCCCTACTAATACCTTATTATAAAAAGCGGCTAAACTTCCTGCTAATGTTGTTGTCGTATCCCCATGTACCAATACTATATCCGGAATTACCTTTTTAATAACTTCATCTAAACTTTTTAGAGCCCTAGTTGTTATATCAACTAGAGATTGGCCTTGTTTCATTATATTTAAATCATAATCTGGAGTTATATTAAAAGTTTCTAAAACTTGATCTAGCATCTGTCTATGTTGTGCTGTTACGCAAACTATGCTGTCAATTTCTTTTCTTGACTCTAGTTCTTTTACTAGAGGAGCCATTTTTATAGCCTCAGGTCTAGTTCCAAAGATAGTCATTACCTTTATTTTTTTCATATATACTACTCCTTTTAAGTTTTATATAAGTTGTAATTAATATCGATTCAGCTTCTATATGAATCAATAAATAAAATAAGTATATATAATTCTAAATGCGAAAATATATACTTATTTTTAATTATATTTTTATTTTTCTATAACATCTAGTTTTTGTTTTTCTATATCTTCTTTAAAGTTAGGCTGTATAAAATCTATATACTCACTAAATAATACATATATCTGTGCATTTGTTATATATTTAGATTTATTGATTTCATCATAAACGACTTTATTTAATATTCCTGCCTCTTTTAGATTATTTAAAGATTTAAAATCTTTGTTAAATAGTATTGACGCTAATTTTATAAAATCTTGTTTTGTTATATTATCACTCATATTGTTTATAAATTGATTCTGTTTTTCATCAAATTTCACATTACTATGTTCTTTTATTAAATTTACAATATTTTTTATTTCAGACTTATTAGCTTTATCATCTAAAGGTATTGACCCTTTATATTTTGATCCTAATAAACCTCTTACCCTCAAATGTTTTATATACTTTTCAGCATAGTGCCCTTCATATGGGTTTTTAGGCATATCCGAAAATTTCATTTTACCTACTTCTTTCATTTCTTTATGTACTTCATCCATATGATTATCTCTAACATCTCTTAAATTCATATTATTATCTAAAGCATAATCTACGGCATGTACTGCTCCTTGTGCAATATTCATTAAAACAGGTACAGTCCTTGCACTACCATGTGCAACAACATCAAAACTTGCATTTCTTCCTAAAACTACTACATTTTCAATATTCTTTGGTAACATAGATGATAAAGGTATTTCATATATACTATTCCCATTCATAGCATTTCCATAACCTTCTTTGTATGTAGTTTGTAAATCACTAGGATAACTTGCAAAACCAATAACATCATTAAATTTTTTGTGGGCTATTATATCATATCCATTTAATGTATAATCTCCAACTATTCGAACACCTTCTCTTATATATAATTCTTTTGCAATTATACCTTCCTTAGCATTTTCAAACCCTGGTAGATTTTTTCTCATATATTCCACTATGTGCGGGACTTCTTGCTTAGATATATCTATTATTTTGTTGTAAGATTCTTTATCTAAAGGATTAACTTTAAAAGCTAATAGTGCATTTAAAACTACACTTCCATCATCTTGTCTAGATATATTTAACCCTCTCATCTTCAATAATTCATTTTTAGGAATATATTTATACATCTGTGCAAATCCCCATGCGGCATTACCTGTAACTCCAGTGTTTGGATCATTATCATTTTTAAGAGCCTTTTTTATTTCATTCCAATTCACATCTTTTACAGAAAATATTACTCCTGCTGCTGCATATTCGTTAGGCTGTCCAAACTCGCTTCTTCCTGTTCTATATTCTCCACCCATTTTTCTAGTATATTCAGCTTCATATGACCCATCAAAAATATATGATCCTCTTACTTCTTTTATTTTACCATCTTTATTATAAGAAACTCCAACTGCCTTTTTATTATTGTTTTTGTCAACTATAGGTGTTATATCTGTTACACCTTTTACTAAACTTATATTATTGTTTTTTACTACTTCATTAAAAAATTCTTGAGTTTTCTTAAGGTCTAAATTGTGCCCATTACTTGCACTATTATAAAACTCAGTAAAAAATCCTTCATGAAGTATTTCATCTCCATTAACATAGTTTAAATCTAGTGCCGTTAGCATTCCTTCAGTAAACAGTCCTCCTAAATTATTGTCTTGTGTAATCATATCAACATGGTACCCAAGCCTAGCAGCTGTTACGGCTGCTGTTATAGATTCAGGCTCACTTCCTAAAACGATAATACTTTTATTTTTATTTTCTTCAGATTGAGTTATCATTTTATTTTTATTTTCTTTATTTAAAATAAAAATACCAATTAATACAATGACAATTATAACTGATAATATCCCTAAAATTTTTTTCACACTAATATTTTCCCTTCTCTTAGTTTATGCGTAAACTGCCTTAATATTTTTTGTTTAAAATATCTATTGCCTTATTAGCTGTGCTTTTAGATAGTTTAATTAATTCACTTGAGTTTTGATTTAATTCTTCTTTTAATGTTTCATAGTTCTCTATCATATTCAAACTTAATTTTAATAGACTTTCTGAAGACCATTTCTCCTCAACCGAGCCTATACATGGCTGTTTAACTAACTTTAAAAAAGATTCAATTTTAGGATCGTAAGATATTCCTATCATTGGAGTATTTACAGTTGCTGCAAATATCAATGCATGCAACCTCATTCCTATCATAAGTTTAGACTCTTTTATATATAAAATCTTATCTTCTATATCTAATTTATGATCTAGTATATTAGCCTCTTGTTTCATCATATCTACAACTTTTTTAGATGTTTTATAATCATGTTCTCCATGCATAGGTACAAATATAACTTTTTTATTAGACTCTACTATCTTATCACATACAATAGCAATTTTCTCTAAAAAGCTTTCATCACACTTATCCCAATCTCTTACACTTACTGTAATATAATCTTTTTCTTGTCTAGTTTTATTTTTATTTAACCTAGTTATATTCAATCCCATTACAGGGTCTGGAACTATAGTTATAGGCTTGTTTACGCCTATTTCATTCAATAATTTTAGTGACTCATTATCTCTAAGAGTGATATATTCAACATTATTTAAAACTTTATTTATTATTTTTTTACTTTTCTCTTTATTTATAGGTCCTACTCCTTGAGCATATATGAAGGTAGGTTTTTTAGCTAATTTAGCTAGTCTAATTATAGTTGTATAGTATAGTATAGGCCTAGAACTTGTTACATCTTGTAATAAGCTCCCACCTCCACTAATTAATCCATCACTTTTTCTTAATTCACTATATATCTTAAATATATTCCATCGATTTATAGCATCTACATTATAGGTTTTTTTTGTGTGCTCAACATCATTAGATAAAACTA is a window from the Paraclostridium sordellii genome containing:
- a CDS encoding N-acetylmuramoyl-L-alanine amidase family protein translates to MAKKKKIIKKRRIKKSRLIIIVFLLLISIFSLSFLFKLLFVSEADDKNGKENDVKDNQPKKVEIEHLSLDNENSDHKFKVLIDPGHGGSDTGTKGVDGVLEKDICLSIGKKVAGALSQYDDLEVILTRSEDTYVSGADRIKMANSQNVDAVISIEANAQSGRNDAYGTETYYQQNGVVDSEKLAKSIQSTICLYLNTRDRGIYPSNLEILKNTDMPSALVEVGFITNEKETKKLKTESYQNKMAEGIAQGILRYIDSKNK
- a CDS encoding LCP family protein, which codes for MSNLKKFVIALLLLVILIPAGAFGYLYFKLDTMYDGSTDSKILNKTNYKEVKGITNILLVGTDGRTLEETSRSDSMMILTIDNKNKSLKLTSLARDTYVDIPGHGMQKLTHAYAYGGINLLVETIENNFKLDIQNYAIVNFFSFMDIVHTLGGVIVDVKPGEINELNKFIPECYEFDKNKNKGPMELIENSGTQKLNGYQALSYGRIRKNDSALERDGRQRALIQGIIDGIKNLPVTKYPELVDSILPYIKTNMKPTTILSLGATALQIGDFNIKSLEFPMEEYSIGGIYGKAGWVWRYNADKCLPILHDFIFESKMYEKPEQ
- a CDS encoding amidase domain-containing protein, with amino-acid sequence MRQLKEYNRNLAVEYARMWALYRNPKYKDYDPWGGDCTNYISQCIHAGGIPFDHEGKDELQKWYWYSDSSRTPSWTAADPFGRYILNNNNDNTQNKGIYAVIAEYNELELGDIIQLIYQGKAYHTMIVTEVILDDRNYLIDYLICQHTEDLLDFPLSEKIGERKYIKILGYY
- a CDS encoding FAD-dependent oxidoreductase, with product MKKILGILSVIIVIVLIGIFILNKENKNKMITQSEENKNKSIIVLGSEPESITAAVTAARLGYHVDMITQDNNLGGLFTEGMLTALDLNYVNGDEILHEGFFTEFYNSASNGHNLDLKKTQEFFNEVVKNNNISLVKGVTDITPIVDKNNNKKAVGVSYNKDGKIKEVRGSYIFDGSYEAEYTRKMGGEYRTGRSEFGQPNEYAAAGVIFSVKDVNWNEIKKALKNDNDPNTGVTGNAAWGFAQMYKYIPKNELLKMRGLNISRQDDGSVVLNALLAFKVNPLDKESYNKIIDISKQEVPHIVEYMRKNLPGFENAKEGIIAKELYIREGVRIVGDYTLNGYDIIAHKKFNDVIGFASYPSDLQTTYKEGYGNAMNGNSIYEIPLSSMLPKNIENVVVLGRNASFDVVAHGSARTVPVLMNIAQGAVHAVDYALDNNMNLRDVRDNHMDEVHKEMKEVGKMKFSDMPKNPYEGHYAEKYIKHLRVRGLLGSKYKGSIPLDDKANKSEIKNIVNLIKEHSNVKFDEKQNQFINNMSDNITKQDFIKLASILFNKDFKSLNNLKEAGILNKVVYDEINKSKYITNAQIYVLFSEYIDFIQPNFKEDIEKQKLDVIEK
- the csaB gene encoding polysaccharide pyruvyl transferase CsaB → MRILISGYYGFNNAGDEAILKSIIIALRDVNPTIDIVVLSNDVEHTKKTYNVDAINRWNIFKIYSELRKSDGLISGGGSLLQDVTSSRPILYYTTIIRLAKLAKKPTFIYAQGVGPINKEKSKKIINKVLNNVEYITLRDNESLKLLNEIGVNKPITIVPDPVMGLNITRLNKNKTRQEKDYITVSVRDWDKCDESFLEKIAIVCDKIVESNKKVIFVPMHGEHDYKTSKKVVDMMKQEANILDHKLDIEDKILYIKESKLMIGMRLHALIFAATVNTPMIGISYDPKIESFLKLVKQPCIGSVEEKWSSESLLKLSLNMIENYETLKEELNQNSSELIKLSKSTANKAIDILNKKY
- the wecB gene encoding non-hydrolyzing UDP-N-acetylglucosamine 2-epimerase, with amino-acid sequence MKKIKVMTIFGTRPEAIKMAPLVKELESRKEIDSIVCVTAQHRQMLDQVLETFNITPDYDLNIMKQGQSLVDITTRALKSLDEVIKKVIPDIVLVHGDTTTTLAGSLAAFYNKVLVGHVEAGLRTYDKYSPYPEEVNRQITGIIADMHFTPTKSSKYNLVIEGKSEKDIYITGNTAIDALKTTIKKDYSNPLLDKIESDRIIMLTAHRRENLGEPMKNMFRAIKRITDEFSDVQVIYPIHLNPLVRKVADEILGDNKKVHIIEPLEVFDFHNFLNKSYIIMTDSGGIQEEAPSLGKPVLVLRDTTERPEGIEAGTLKLVGTDEDNIYKLTKELLIDDAMYTKMSKASNPYGDGNSSKYIVDAIIKNIK
- the uppS gene encoding polyprenyl diphosphate synthase, with translation MRIPKHVGIIPDGNRRWAQSKGLTKDKGYDNGLDPGLEAYRVCRDLGVDEVTFYGFTTDNVKRPSYQTKAFTDACVSAAQMLANEGASLLVIGNTNSPMFPKELMKYTKRTEAKEGQIKANILVNYGWHWDLNTLSTAEGNNKNNIHEYIQSFDISRLDLIVRWGGRRRLSGFLPVQSIYADFYVLDDYWPDFKNEHIYDAIDWYSKQDITLGG
- a CDS encoding polysaccharide deacetylase family protein, whose amino-acid sequence is MVDIKTKYINIYNDKLNCTIEYPEIYIKEKDIFIQQINSRIKEDINIFIDMENDNFKIDKDKSNIFIDYKLHFNKNNIVSLSIIFSEIYRYKCLINYVKTYNFDLNKEQIINIQDLIKEKYIDNSITGKILNEYVDYMQNFYIEEGSINFVYSSYEIYNMNEIIEKEIKFKDIYNYLSEYTIQRIMGE